The nucleotide window GGTGCAGGAGATTGAAAAGGAGGGCAAACCGAAAGGCGGCGGCCAACAGCCCCCCTCCGGCGGACCTGAAAGCCTGGTGCGCCGATGTCGTGCCCAGGACGGAGGTGCCGATCAGCAAAACGACGAAGGATAAAATATAAATGATCACGTTATCGAGCGTGAAGGCGAAAAACCTTCGATAGAACCCGCCATAGATTCGTGTTGTCATGGTCGCGTTTTCCCCCTATTTTCTGGAAAAAATACCCCGTTCATACTGAAGAATGGTCAGTATCGACATAACCGCCGTTTCCACCTTCAACACCCGTTCCCCGATGCTCGCCGACAGGAACCCCGCCTCCCTCGCCTCACATACTTCCTCTCCCGAAAAACCTCCCTCCGGCCCGACGACAAAAAAGAAGTGATCCGCGCAGGGGTGATCGGCATCATGAAAAATCCGCCGGATCGTCCGTTTCGCCTCGGCTTCCCAGAAAATGACTTTGAGCGCCCCTTCTCGAGGCCGAACGAGCATATCCCTGAAAGACATAATGGGTTCGATAACCGGAATGGTGGTGCGGCCGCACTGACGGGCGGCTTCGGAGGCGATTTTCCGCCACCTCTCGACCCTCTGATAAACGGCATCCGGGGAGAGGCGGACGATGGATCTTGACGAAACAAAGGGGATAAAACTGTTCACACCCAGCTCAACGGAACGCTGGACGATGAAATCCAGCTTACCCGCCTTCAGGAGCGATTGAGCAAGGGTCAGGCGGATGGGAGGCTCCTGAACGGGGGTCTTCTCCAGAATTTCGATGGAAACGCCCTGCATTCCGATAGTGCGAATGACGGCGCGGTATTCGAAACCGAGGCCATCGATCAGTTCGAGGGGATCGCCCTGGCGCATCCGAAGCACCCGCTGGGCGTAATGAATGTTGTCCCCCTCCAGGGAGACAACCTGGCCGGACACCATGGGCGCAGGGTTATAAAACCGGGGAACGGTCAAGGACACCCTTCCTCTTTCTTCAGAACATAGCAGAGCCACTCCTTTTCCGTCAGAAGGCGATGGAGAACGAGGGACCCGGTAAGGAAACTCTTCTCGATCATGTCCCGGTTTTCCACGATGATGCCGGAAATGATCAGATAACCCCGGGGTCGGAGAAGCGCGACAAGGGTCGGTTTCAATTTCGTGTGGATCTTCTCCGTCAGGTTCGCAACGATGAGGTCGAAGGAATCCTTCAGAGAGGCCACGTCGCGGTTGACGGCCTTGACACGGTCCGCCACGTCATTCATCTGAATATTCTCGCGGGCGATGCCGACGGCCTTCCTGTCCACATCCAGACAGAGAACCTTTTCCGCGCCCAGCTTCGCGCAGGTGATGCCGAGGATGCCCGTTCCCGTCCCAACGTCCAGAACTTCCCGGGCGGTGGTCTCCCGGTCTTTGGCGATCACCTCTTCCAGCGCTTCCAGGCACATCCGTGTCGAGGCGTGCTGTCCCGTTCCGAAAGCCATGCCCGGATCGATTTCAATGACCGTATCGCCCCCCTGGGGCGTGTAACGTTCCCAGGTCGGCTTGATGACGATACCGCGGCCGACACGGAGAGGCTTGAAGTACTTTTTCCACTGCTCCCCCCAATCCGGATCTTCGATGGTGTCCCTCAAAAACCTGATTTTCTCAAGGGCAGGGAAAAGATCGGCCAGGCTCTCGATGTACTTTTCCAGCCGGAGGATGCGGTTCTCGAGGTGTGAATCGAAGGGTAGATAGGCATACACGACCCCGTTCCCCGCCGGCTCAGGCAGATCGTTGGGTGTCCAGGGTTCCAGGGTTTCCTCGTAGACACCCTGGGCGCCGATTTCGATCATGAAGTTGGATATCGCCTCCCGGAGCGCTTCCGGAACGGACAACGCAAGCTTCAGCCATCTCTGTTTCCTCTCCTTGTCCTTTCCCGCCATTTTCGCCCTCCCCTTTCCGCCTGAATCGCAAACCCGTCAGGATCTCCTTCCTGGATAACGTCAACATTTGTTCCATTTTATAACCCTTTTCCCTTGATATTTCAAGCAGCTTGAATTTAATAGGGCTTCGTGTTAGCGTTTCCCGGCTCTACGGTGAATACCACCGTTATTTGGCGGGGTTTATACCGAAAGGTTGAGCCCGGCCGGGAAGAGACAGAGGGTTGCCGTATTGAAATATTACCCTGTTTTTCTTGATATTTCCGATAGACAATGTGCCGTCGTGGGCGGGGGTGAGGTCGCCTTCCGCAAGGTCCGGCGCCTGCTGCAATGCGGTGCCCGGGTCAAGGTCATTTCCGCAAAGCTTTCGCCGGAAATGGAGGCGTTGAAAAACCGCAACGAGATCGTGCATATCAACGGCCGATACAAAGCGGATCACATCGCCGACGCGTTTATCGTCATCGGGGCCACGAACAGCCGGACGGTAAACAACCGGATTTTCCGGGACGCGCGTGCCGGGAAGGTCCTGGTCAATATCGTCGATGAACCGGAACGGTGTGACTTCATCTTGCCCTCCGTGGTCGAGAGGGGCGATCTGGCCATGGCGATTTCGACAGGCGGAAAAAGCCCGGCCCTAGCCAGACACCTGCGGCAGGAACTGGAAGAGGTCTACGGAGAGGAGTACGAAATCTATCTCGATATTCTAGGCCAAACCAGGGCAATCGTTCTGGCCCGGAGGCAGCCTTCC belongs to Deltaproteobacteria bacterium and includes:
- a CDS encoding 16S rRNA (uracil(1498)-N(3))-methyltransferase, with the protein product MTVPRFYNPAPMVSGQVVSLEGDNIHYAQRVLRMRQGDPLELIDGLGFEYRAVIRTIGMQGVSIEILEKTPVQEPPIRLTLAQSLLKAGKLDFIVQRSVELGVNSFIPFVSSRSIVRLSPDAVYQRVERWRKIASEAARQCGRTTIPVIEPIMSFRDMLVRPREGALKVIFWEAEAKRTIRRIFHDADHPCADHFFFVVGPEGGFSGEEVCEAREAGFLSASIGERVLKVETAVMSILTILQYERGIFSRK
- the prmA gene encoding 50S ribosomal protein L11 methyltransferase, which encodes MAGKDKERKQRWLKLALSVPEALREAISNFMIEIGAQGVYEETLEPWTPNDLPEPAGNGVVYAYLPFDSHLENRILRLEKYIESLADLFPALEKIRFLRDTIEDPDWGEQWKKYFKPLRVGRGIVIKPTWERYTPQGGDTVIEIDPGMAFGTGQHASTRMCLEALEEVIAKDRETTAREVLDVGTGTGILGITCAKLGAEKVLCLDVDRKAVGIARENIQMNDVADRVKAVNRDVASLKDSFDLIVANLTEKIHTKLKPTLVALLRPRGYLIISGIIVENRDMIEKSFLTGSLVLHRLLTEKEWLCYVLKKEEGCP
- a CDS encoding bifunctional precorrin-2 dehydrogenase/sirohydrochlorin ferrochelatase; protein product: MKYYPVFLDISDRQCAVVGGGEVAFRKVRRLLQCGARVKVISAKLSPEMEALKNRNEIVHINGRYKADHIADAFIVIGATNSRTVNNRIFRDARAGKVLVNIVDEPERCDFILPSVVERGDLAMAISTGGKSPALARHLRQELEEVYGEEYEIYLDILGQTRAIVLARRQPSDENRKIFEALIHSDLLKRIRERDWDAVKELVREIIDEPIEVNLS